The following coding sequences are from one Lolium rigidum isolate FL_2022 chromosome 6, APGP_CSIRO_Lrig_0.1, whole genome shotgun sequence window:
- the LOC124660449 gene encoding uncharacterized protein LOC124660449 has protein sequence MPTASPAVGWLQAAAQDAANSSSSSSRSGFAAFPDQVLVSKAAGRVVSLSTCTKVGAISFVVGVAVGFTLKRRLRRWAARLLKRIKDDD, from the exons ATGCCTACGGCTTCGCCGGCGGTGGGGTGGCTGCAGGCGGCGGCGCAGGACGccgccaactcctcctcctcctcctcgcgctccgGCTTCGccgccttccccgaccaggtcctCGTGTCCAAGGCCGCGGG CCGGGTTGTGTCTCTGTCCACTTGCACAAAGGTCGGTGCCATCAGCTTCGTGGTCGGGGTTGCAGTGGGCTTCACGCTGAAGAGAAGGCTGCGCAGGTGGGCTGCCAGGCTGCTCAAGAGGATCAAGGACGACGACTAG